In one window of Haladaptatus sp. QDMS2 DNA:
- a CDS encoding TATA-box-binding protein, whose amino-acid sequence MGDPTETIKIENVVASTGIGTELELEQLAKDLQGADYNPENFPGVVYRLQNPKAATLIFRSGKIVCTGAKSVDGVHAACQRVFDELRTLGVAVDDDPEVIVQNIVASADLGVNLNLNAIAIGFGLEHIEYEPEQFPGLVYRIDDPKVVALLFGSGKLVITGGKTPDDAKRAVTEIVERLTEIGMAPAPA is encoded by the coding sequence ATGGGAGACCCCACCGAGACCATCAAGATTGAGAACGTCGTCGCATCGACCGGCATCGGGACCGAACTCGAACTCGAACAACTCGCGAAGGATCTCCAGGGAGCCGATTACAACCCCGAAAACTTCCCCGGTGTCGTCTACCGCCTCCAAAACCCCAAAGCCGCGACGCTCATCTTCCGCTCCGGTAAAATCGTGTGTACAGGCGCGAAATCGGTCGACGGCGTCCACGCCGCCTGCCAGCGGGTCTTCGACGAACTCCGCACGCTCGGCGTCGCCGTCGACGACGACCCCGAGGTCATCGTCCAAAACATCGTTGCCTCTGCGGATCTCGGTGTCAACCTTAATCTGAATGCCATCGCCATCGGATTCGGGCTCGAACACATCGAATACGAACCCGAGCAGTTCCCCGGCCTCGTCTACCGCATCGACGACCCCAAGGTCGTCGCGTTGCTCTTCGGCAGCGGCAAACTCGTCATCACGGGCGGGAAGACACCGGACGACGCGAAACGAGCGGTGACGGAGATTGTCGAGCGACTCACCGAGATCGGTATGGCTCCCGCCCCGGCGTGA
- a CDS encoding winged helix-turn-helix domain-containing protein, whose translation MVSNTPLDDVEFLASSENRVTVLEALTVEPYTRGELHDLTGVSQPTLGRILEDFEDRRWIKKRERRYHLTRLGSLLADEFGVLLDTVETIQMLAELETILPLDEMDFDVRMFGDARITAPQPPDIFAHARRAETLAMEASHARSLTANFYPDLLPKTHELVIEGGQTQEAIVSAAAFDAIISQPGAAEIARELLESGKMTIYRYDGEVPIGFALFDEIAVIFPYDEQMREYALIETENETIRSWVEAQMDGYQEQATLITPAALPE comes from the coding sequence ATGGTTTCGAACACACCACTTGACGATGTCGAATTTTTAGCCAGCTCGGAGAACCGAGTGACGGTACTGGAAGCATTGACTGTCGAACCCTACACACGGGGAGAGTTGCACGATTTGACCGGTGTCTCCCAACCGACCCTCGGACGAATTCTTGAGGACTTCGAGGATCGTCGTTGGATCAAAAAAAGAGAAAGACGCTATCATCTCACTCGGCTCGGGTCACTGTTGGCAGACGAATTCGGCGTGTTATTGGATACCGTTGAAACGATTCAGATGTTAGCAGAACTCGAAACGATCCTTCCGCTTGACGAGATGGACTTCGACGTTCGAATGTTCGGCGATGCGCGAATTACGGCTCCACAACCGCCCGACATTTTCGCCCACGCCCGACGTGCGGAAACGCTCGCGATGGAGGCGTCGCACGCCCGCTCTCTAACAGCAAATTTCTATCCCGACCTGCTCCCGAAAACGCACGAGCTCGTCATCGAAGGCGGACAGACCCAAGAGGCGATTGTATCGGCGGCTGCCTTCGACGCGATCATTTCACAGCCCGGGGCCGCTGAGATAGCCCGCGAGCTGCTTGAATCAGGGAAGATGACCATTTATCGCTACGATGGCGAGGTTCCAATCGGGTTTGCACTGTTCGACGAGATCGCCGTCATCTTCCCGTACGACGAACAGATGCGCGAGTATGCACTCATTGAAACTGAGAACGAGACCATCCGTTCGTGGGTCGAAGCGCAGATGGATGGCTACCAGGAACAGGCCACCCTGATAACTCCGGCAGCCCTTCCAGAGTAG
- a CDS encoding halocyanin domain-containing protein translates to MHLTRRTYLQGMGALALVGATGLAGCGDADAQTGPFLASEPAYDGWFADVDSYKATYDRRGEPAVTVTVGAKDTMGYFEFAPVAVAVSPGTTVTWEWSGKGGAHDVVELEGAFKSPYTDHAETTFAHTFDAPGVYKYYCTPHRGMGMKGAIVVMEQ, encoded by the coding sequence ATGCACCTGACCCGCCGGACCTACCTGCAGGGGATGGGCGCGCTCGCGCTCGTCGGGGCTACGGGCCTCGCCGGGTGTGGCGACGCCGACGCACAGACCGGGCCGTTCCTCGCGAGCGAGCCGGCCTACGACGGCTGGTTCGCCGACGTGGACTCCTACAAGGCGACCTACGACCGCCGCGGCGAGCCCGCGGTGACGGTGACCGTCGGCGCGAAGGATACGATGGGCTATTTCGAGTTCGCCCCCGTCGCCGTGGCGGTTTCGCCCGGCACGACCGTCACATGGGAGTGGTCGGGCAAGGGCGGTGCCCACGACGTGGTCGAGCTGGAGGGCGCGTTCAAGTCACCCTACACCGACCACGCCGAGACGACGTTCGCCCACACCTTCGACGCTCCAGGCGTCTACAAGTACTACTGCACGCCGCACCGCGGCATGGGGATGAAGGGTGCGATCGTGGTCATGGAGCAATGA
- a CDS encoding transposase encodes MVEDSSTRTVPIKLDVDESAADLLHQTTDHFLDAANYVVDVAWEPDWKITRKQKLHDLTYYDVRDDSPLPANLVQAARNRAAEAVKGCVERWKQGKKASKPHFTSRFSSYDARTATVNDNHATLATIDGRVTAEFVLPDEQRDTPHSAYLFNDDYDVKGATLHYDTVEDCFYLHVRTKPAVENNEAEQGDAKHVSVLGVDLGITNIATTSTGRFWSGGELNHWHREYEHRRGDLQQTGTRWAHINVQRVGRKQTGRFEQMLHTISNELVEEALETDCTHIVFEQLKGIRERLPHAKAVHKWAFHRLFEYVTYKAESEGLVVKQINPAYTSQRCSKCGFTHEDNRPHNNGQDEFGCLKCGYDVHADYNAAKNIGLKYLRDQQKSGRGGAPVGVRLNSGTLNVNGEYSPTALSG; translated from the coding sequence ATAGTGGAAGACTCAAGCACTCGAACCGTGCCCATCAAACTCGATGTGGACGAGAGTGCGGCTGACCTTCTCCACCAGACAACCGACCACTTCCTCGACGCCGCCAACTACGTCGTAGACGTAGCGTGGGAACCAGACTGGAAAATCACCAGAAAACAAAAACTCCACGACCTCACCTACTACGACGTTCGAGACGACTCGCCACTCCCGGCGAACCTCGTGCAAGCCGCACGAAACCGCGCCGCAGAAGCCGTCAAAGGCTGTGTCGAACGATGGAAGCAAGGCAAGAAAGCCTCGAAACCACACTTCACGTCACGGTTCTCCAGCTACGACGCCCGAACCGCCACCGTCAACGACAACCACGCCACACTCGCCACTATAGACGGTCGAGTGACCGCAGAGTTCGTCCTCCCCGATGAACAGCGAGACACACCGCACTCGGCGTACCTGTTCAACGACGACTACGACGTGAAAGGAGCCACACTCCACTACGACACAGTTGAGGACTGCTTCTACCTTCACGTGCGGACAAAGCCCGCCGTGGAGAACAATGAGGCCGAGCAAGGCGATGCCAAGCACGTCTCCGTCCTTGGTGTTGACCTCGGCATCACAAACATCGCAACCACCTCAACCGGGAGATTCTGGAGCGGCGGCGAACTCAACCACTGGCATCGAGAATACGAACATCGGCGTGGCGACCTGCAACAGACTGGGACTCGGTGGGCGCACATCAACGTTCAACGAGTTGGTCGCAAGCAAACCGGTCGCTTCGAGCAGATGCTTCACACCATCTCAAACGAACTCGTCGAGGAAGCTCTCGAAACTGACTGCACACATATCGTGTTCGAGCAACTCAAAGGCATCCGCGAACGCCTCCCGCACGCGAAGGCGGTTCACAAGTGGGCGTTCCATCGGTTGTTCGAGTACGTCACGTACAAGGCCGAGTCTGAGGGGCTTGTAGTGAAGCAGATTAATCCGGCGTACACGAGCCAGCGGTGCTCAAAGTGTGGGTTCACCCACGAAGATAATCGCCCCCATAACAACGGGCAGGATGAGTTCGGGTGTCTGAAGTGCGGATACGATGTTCACGCGGACTACAACGCCGCGAAGAATATTGGCTTGAAGTATCTCCGCGACCAGCAAAAGTCTGGACGCGGAGGCGCACCCGTAGGCGTGCGCTTGAACAGCGGGACGTTGAACGTGAACGGCGAGTATTCGCCTACCGCTCTCAGCGGTTAG
- a CDS encoding CBS domain-containing protein, with protein sequence MDISEILSTKFTEFDIGTPLSKVAGVFENQELDAVVVTDGDEYRGVVSRRQLASSSNQPSAKVGSQIQHVPTVERTEDVREVARLMIGSDAKTLPVLDDDRPVGVVTANAVLEAVRPFLDAVTVADAYSSKLVSATSETTIGKALNMLRESGIAHLPVIDGDELVGMLSLYDVIEFTTRGGNKSQGGSSGGFGGRGGGGQNRGGFGAREGNADRMLDLPVQNLMSDAVVTVRRSAPLDEVVETMFEHEISSLVVTADETDDPVGIITKTDVIEALTWERGDRNAVQVFGLDLLEEMDYDDVSALIENMTSKYGEMTVIKASIELQEHKEQSRGVPLVLARIRLVTDRGYFTADGEGYGASHALRLAANAVERQLLKGKTYGQSKKHPDTDEQEQLYGWWLGGE encoded by the coding sequence ATGGATATCTCCGAGATCCTCTCCACGAAGTTCACCGAGTTCGATATTGGGACACCGCTCTCGAAGGTCGCCGGCGTATTCGAGAATCAAGAACTCGATGCCGTCGTGGTGACGGACGGTGACGAGTATCGTGGTGTCGTCAGCCGCCGACAGTTGGCTTCCTCGTCCAATCAGCCTTCTGCGAAGGTCGGCTCACAGATACAGCATGTCCCGACTGTTGAACGCACAGAGGACGTTCGGGAGGTCGCGCGGCTCATGATCGGCAGTGACGCCAAAACGCTTCCCGTACTGGATGACGACCGTCCCGTCGGTGTGGTGACCGCAAATGCTGTTCTCGAGGCCGTCCGCCCCTTCCTCGATGCGGTGACCGTCGCAGATGCGTATTCGTCCAAGCTGGTCAGCGCGACCTCCGAGACGACAATTGGAAAAGCCCTCAACATGCTTCGGGAATCCGGCATCGCCCATCTCCCTGTTATCGACGGAGACGAGCTCGTGGGAATGCTGAGTCTGTACGACGTCATCGAATTCACGACGCGGGGCGGTAACAAGAGTCAGGGCGGTTCGTCGGGCGGCTTCGGTGGTCGCGGTGGCGGGGGGCAGAACCGTGGCGGATTCGGTGCGCGTGAGGGTAATGCCGACCGGATGCTCGATCTGCCGGTGCAGAATTTGATGTCCGATGCAGTGGTGACGGTTCGGCGAAGCGCCCCGCTCGACGAGGTCGTCGAAACGATGTTCGAACATGAGATCTCATCGCTCGTCGTCACAGCCGACGAAACTGATGACCCGGTCGGTATCATCACGAAGACGGACGTCATTGAGGCGCTTACTTGGGAACGCGGCGACCGGAACGCCGTGCAGGTGTTTGGCCTCGACCTGCTGGAGGAAATGGACTACGATGACGTCTCCGCGCTGATCGAGAATATGACCTCGAAGTATGGTGAGATGACCGTCATCAAGGCCAGCATCGAACTGCAGGAGCATAAGGAACAGAGCCGGGGTGTACCGCTGGTGCTGGCACGGATTCGGCTGGTCACCGACCGTGGCTACTTCACGGCCGATGGCGAAGGCTACGGTGCCTCCCACGCGCTTCGACTCGCTGCGAACGCGGTCGAGCGCCAGCTCCTCAAAGGGAAGACGTACGGTCAGTCGAAGAAGCATCCCGACACTGACGAGCAAGAACAGCTCTACGGCTGGTGGCTCGGGGGTGAATAG